The Meles meles chromosome 6, mMelMel3.1 paternal haplotype, whole genome shotgun sequence DNA segment acatcCCCTGTCTAGAGTTTCCGTCAACTTGGGGTCTTTTTTTCAGACTTTGCTCCTGGGAGTGCATAAGGAAGGTCAGGGACCTGGGGAGACCTGCTTGGGCCCTGCCCTCCTgactccttccccttctcctcattCCTCGGGGCTCGATCTTGTGCTGCTTCTCTGCACACAGATGCATGTTTTTCAGTGGCCAGATGAGCACACAGGGCTCCAGAGAGGGCAAGTGGCCCGGCTGGGCGTCACACAGCCCATCACACTGGCACTGAGCTGACttcacccacttttttttttttttttaaagacggaAGCTTGTTTcgtgcttttgtttgtttgtttgtttgtttgttttttaggagtCAGTGGAGTCCAGGAATGGGCCCCAGGGAGGAAGGTCAGCCCAGAGGGAGGCAAGTCCAGGAGGAGGCATGGCCTGCCCTCTGACAGCCCTCGGGCTCAGGACAGGAGGTGAGCCTGGCATGGTTTGCTCCTGGGCTGCAGGCCCGGCTAACGTGGGGCCTGTGGAAGAGTGAAGTCTGTGCCCTCAGATGTCCCCGAGTTTACACGGGCACGGCAGCCCGACAGGGCCAGCCCTCAGTGAGTCAGGGGTCCTGCCTGCACAGGGAGAGGCGGCAGTTTGCATTCACGGAAAGGAAACCGAGGGAGGTGGCCGCACTCCTCAAGCTAACAACCCGTTTGCAGTGTGAGGAACAATTGCCCCTAAATGTCGGCCTTGGTGCCACAGGCCTTGGTGCCACCTGGCAGCGTGGAGGGCAGCGAGGCCTGAAGGAAAGCTTCCCATAGCCCCCCAGCAGTGAGAATGGGGTCAGTGGGAGCAAGGGTGACGCTGCGTGGCTTCACCCACTTCCGAAGCCAGCCCCGCATCTCCGGTTCCTGGTGCCCATCAGCCCACCCAGGGCTGGCCCTGGGACAGAGGCCCCTGACTCGGAGGTAGGCGTGCCCTGCTTACTTCCCCGGACCCCGGGTGGCTGGGCAGTGCCCTCTGCTGGTGATGGCTGGGAATTCGCGGACGCTGGTCTACTCCAGGGGACCCAGGGTCAACCCGCTGGCCCGAGATGGGAGCCTTCCAAGCGGGGCGtacagtcccccccccccccgaacatCTCAGCAGGCGGTCGGCAGGTCTAGGCTCCTTTTTACTGTTGGAGAAACCAAGGAGCCATGTGACAGGATCCGcgccccatcccccgcccccatccACACATCGACACGACATCTCGGCTCTGGGCTAGTTCAGCTCGCTAACCCCTTTCTGCCTTAGTTTCCCCACATTACACTATAAAGCTTAGCTCTTCCTCCACTTGCCCAGGTGCAGCAGAGGAGCGCAAGCGCAACTCCCCGAAGAGCAGCGCCATCTGCGCACCCTGGGTCCTCAGCCCCCCTCCCAGAACCACAGAGACTGTGCATCTCCCCGGGAGCCTTTCCTGGAATCCGCcagatctctctcctttctcgccaccccctccctcctcatCACCCCTCTGCCTTCTGTGACTCCCACTGGCTGCCCATCCAGCTGACCCACGACCAGGATAATCAGATTACCTTGGGTCCAGAATAATCCATTCCATATGGCTTGCCAACTCGGAGGCTCCGGGAGCTAAGGTGTGAGGAAAGGGGGTGATCTTGGTAGGAAGGGGCTCCCTGGGAGCCCCGGGGGCTTTagcgggggaaggagggaggtggaggagaagTCGGGCGCCTTCCTGCTCAGCCCCCTGACTGCTCTGGGACCCGAGGGGACCACGGCCTCATCCATCTGGGAACCATGGGGGCTTAGGATCCGTGCTGGGGGGCTGGGCACTCCCAGTGCCTTTTCCACTCTCTGGGTTGGGATGTGGCCACTATCGGGCGTTGCTGCTCGGAAGGGGCTGAGGTTCATAATTCTGGGGCAACTGTACTTTTCACACCCACATTCTCCTGCTCTGTCCCCCCCAGGGGCTCTGGTGGAACAGGTCCAGGGGGAGCATGGAAACCTTCTTCTATCTCCAACGGGTCCCTGTGACTCATGACAAGATGTCATGGGTGTTCGAGGATTCTGGGGGAGTATCCCCCACACCAGCGCCCTCCCTCTTGGGGCAGCCATCAGGAGGAAAGGAGCCCCTCCCGTCTTCCTGAGGAGACAGGACCGGTGGTGGGGAGGACAGAACACAGGCTTTGATCCAGGCCGAGGCCAAAGGGTCCCAACTCGGCCCCTGTTTGCCATGTGACACAGGACCGCCTCTCCACACCTCCGTCCCCTCACCTGCAGAGGGAGGCAGTGACACCCACACCACCGCAGCACGGAGAGCTGTGGCCCAGCCACGCCCAGCGCGGTGCCAGGCCCAGGTGCCAGTAGCAAACATGACCACGGTGTGGCCGAAGGTCAGCCCACGCAGGACGACTGGATCCGTATGATGTCAACACGGCGGGTATTACCCCGGGGCTCAGGAGCAGAAGCTGGGGCCCGAGGACGGGGAGTGAGTTCCCCACGGGACACAGGCAGTGCCTGGCGGGCCACACTCCAGAGGGGGTGTCCTAGGCTGTGTCAAGGTGGCCGCTTGTTAATAGCagcgccccccacctccccacgagGGCCCTGCCTCTCAGGCTGGTGCCAGGATGTGGTGGGAAGACGCCGGCGTCGGGGACACCTCCGTGAGAGCCTCCTGGGAGACACGCCTGCGGATGCTAAGAGCTGCTTCCCTCTCCTGGGGCCTCTGGCTCCGGCGGGGACAGGGATTAGGGGCCACAAGAGGAGTATTGACATAGCACCTTTGATTAGCACTCCTGTGTCAGAGGGGCTGGCCGGGAAATGAGAGCGCggaggctgggaggtgggagggggccgCCTCCAGGACCCAGGCCCCGGGCCCGAGGCGCCGGCTGAGCCTTCTTAGCGGGAAGGCTGAGACCCAGGCCTCTGTACAGAGCCCGATGTGCTCTACCCTGGGTCCCGGAGGAGGCCGCCCtgtcctgcctgcccccaccccggccaaGGGCCCCAACTGAACTCTCACCTCTGCGCAGTGGGGCTGCCCCCAGGCCTCATTTCCCAGCCTTACACGTTGGCAGGCAAAGGCAGGCTCGGGCCGGGGGAGCAGGAGCCACTGGGTCCGGCACTTGTCAAAACACAGGCCCTGGAGGTGTGAAGGCCTCACCCCGGCAGGAGGGCCTGCAGGCCCTGCTGCCCGGAGAACTCATTAACTGGGGCAGCTCCCaaatgagcccacaggagaggcTGGCTGATAAGGAGATCAAAGGTGAGAGAGGcctgggggaaagggaaaaggcGACTGGCAGGAGGAGGTAGAGCCCAGGCTccaggttggggggtggggtcccTTCTCTGCCCCATCCTGGCTGCATCGGCCCGCTGGCAATATTCCTTCTGGCACACACTGGCCTTGGACCCACCCCAGGGCagtagcaggagagggagggactcCCTGGTGGCGGCCTCTGGGGCCGAGGCCCCCCAGGTTGGGGCGGAGGTGACCTGCCATCTGCTGCACCTCTCTCATGCCCTTTCTGGGGGCTCTTTGCCTCCACACTCGCCCGGGGGACTCCTGAGCCCTCCCCCAGCCTGACAGCAGAACTCCTCCTGTCACAGGCGCTCCATCGCGGTGTCTCTCCTGCTGCAGGCCTCTCGGTGGCTCCCAGGCAAGGGCCCAAGGAGGTCGGATCTTAGGTCCCCAATGTGCGAATCCTCAGGAGCCAGAGGTGTGTTTAGGATAAACAGTCCGCCTCCCACACATAGGGCCTGTTGTCCAAAACGTGTCTAGTTGATTCTGTGCTGAATAGTCATGCCAACGACACACTGGCGGTTTCCCCTGGACCGGGAACTGCAGGCCCCAGAGACAGGACGGTAATGAACTGCGTTAGACCCTCGTGCTTGTTGGGCTCTGGACTTTCTAGCCATGGGCACGTATTGAATTCCCAAAGAGACAACAATGAAACAAGAGGGTGGCTGATTGCCTGGGCGTTTTTGATCCTTCTGAGTTTTCCCAATGATCAGCTGCAAAGTGGAAACCCGAATCATGTGGGAATCGGAGGGATTTTTTGACATTCAGAAGGTTGGCCGCAGGGTGCCCAGAACCCTCGCGGATCCCACCCCTCCTGCCTGTCTTTACTCTGCACCCCGTCCCACCCAAGTGTACGACACGCTCTACCTGTTGCCAACTGTCAGTCCCCTCGGGCGCAACGACATTGGAGGGGCCCAGCAGCTGGGCTGCGATGCCAGGTTCTTGGCTTGGATCTGGAGCCCCAGGAAGGCATCCCTTGACGAGGGTCCAAAAGGCCCAGACCGCACTGACAGCTTCCCACTGAGGAAGGCCCTCTTGGAGCAGATTCTACCTGGGCTCTACCTTGGGAGTAGATGGGTCTACAGCACAGGCCAGGGAATGggttcctccccttctctccaggggtgGGCTGGCATTGCCTCTCCTGGATGTGACCACGGGCATACGGATTCTGGGGCTGCTGGGACAGACTGCAGAAGAGACCAAGGGTGGTAGAAGATAAGAAAtgaggggaggggtggtggtgagcaGAGATACCCATGGGGAAGGTACCAAGACACCTGGCTGCCTTTGCCACAGAGCAGCTCACCCATCAGTCTCACTGGGCTGGAAGCCATGGGAGATGGAGATGGGAAATATTAGACCTCTCACACTGAAAGATGCGAAAGACTAAGGCTCTTGAAGACACGATGCTAGACACCAGGTACTTCAGGGTCTAGGCAGAGGACAGACATCCGTGCACAAAGTAGCTATTATGACAAGGGACAGACTCAAACTCCTGAGGGGTCAGGCAGGAAGCATAAGTCCTCTGAGATTTCCTACATAgacacagttttatttcttccttcccagtccgtatgccttttatttctcttctgttatTGCACACGCTAGGCCCTCCAGGACAATGCTGAGTAGCCCCAGGTAGGAACAGACTCCCCGCCTTGTTCTCAGTATTAcgggaaagcattcagtcttgcACCGTGGCGTACGATATTAGCCTTGGGTTCTTTGTAGATGCCTGTTATCAGGTTGAGAAAGTTCCCCTCTGTTGCTAGTTGGCTGAGAAATTTTATCATGAAGGGGTatggattttgttaaatgctttttgtgTGTTACGTCCACTCACACTTCAATGGCAAAGTCTTCTCTGCCCGCCCCAAAGTGGTGGAATACCAGCTAGAGGCCAGTGGTGGCAGCAGGCCAAGCTGGATCCTGCCAGGCTGAGGGTGTCCTGGAGGGCATCATCAGGcttcccctcctccagctccGATGGTCTGGCAACTTGGCCACATTTGGCCAGCTTGTCGGACTGGGGTGGGATAGCTCCCTCGTACTGCCTCCTTggtcccaccaccaccaccaccaccaccaccaccgggTAAGGCCATGTCCAGGAGGAGAAATGGGTTACTGCTCCTCTCACCTCTAGCAGGGATCAGGGCCCCCACTCAGGGTCTCCATCCTACTTATTCTACAGATCTGGTTGCAGCATGCCCCAAGGCTCCCCACTGTACAAACCGGGAACAAATTTGCAAGAAAACGTTAAGAATCTGCATGAGGTCCCCAGGTGAAGGCAGCCCAGATCTAGGTCCCATACGTCCAGTTCCCTGACCACGCTTCCATTAACCTCCTGAGCTGGCCCAACGCGCCAGGCAGCTCCGGCCAGGAGGCGCAGGCAAGAGGCCGGAGCGGGTGGGCCAGGTGCCCATGTGAGGACCCAGGTGGGGCCAACCTGGGGCAGCCCTCAGCCCGCACCTTCGGCACCCCCGTTGGTTCAAAGGGTCAGGCCCCGCCCCGTCCAGGCCCCGAGCCCGCTTTGAAGTGCTGATGCGGCCTGGAAGGGGCCACTTCACACCTCGGGCTCGGGATAAAGCGGTCGCCGGCCGCCGGCCCCCAGACGCGCCACCGCCGCCATGGCCCAGTCCCTGTGCCCGCCGCTCTCCGAGTCCTGGCTCCTCTCCCCGGGATGGGGCCCCGCTCGGCCTCTGCCGCCCTCCGACAGGGACTGCGGGTGCTCCCCGGCTTCGTCCCCGGACTCCTGGGGCAGCGTCCCGGCCGGCAGCCCCGAGCCGAGCCCCGGGCGGCCCGGCGCCCCCGCGGTCCGCCGAGCCCGGAGCGCGGGGAGGCGCGGCGCCCGCGGCAGCAGCCGCCTGGGCTCGGGGCAGCGGCAGAGCGCCAGCGAGCGCGAGAAGCTGCGCATGCGCACCCTCGCCCGCGCCCTGCACGAGCTGCGCCGCTTCCTGCCGCCGTCCGTGGCGCCCGCCGGCCAGAGCCTCACCAAGATCGAGACGCTGCGCCTGGCCATCCGCTACATCGGCCACCTGTCGGCCGTGCTGGGCCTCAGCGAGGAGAGCctgcagcagcggcggcggcggcggcgcagcGACGCGGCGACACCTCGGGGCTGCCCGCTCTGCCCCGACGGCGGCCCCGCGCAGGCGCAGACGCAGGTGCAGGCTCAGGTGCAGGCGGGCGCCCCGGTCCTGGGCTCCGCCGCGACCTGGGGGTCCCCGCCCGCCTGTCCCATAGAACTAGCGCCCCCCGAGCCTCGAGACCCGCCGGTGCTCTACGACCAGGCGACGTGTCTGGAATCGCAGGCAATGGAGCTGGACCCCTCGTCTCCGGTGAGTACCTCCTTCCCGCGCGGGACTCCCTCCCGGCGCCGTCGTGGGCGGCGCTACCTGCTGTCCGCGTGCCGGGCTCGCAGCTCCCCCTGGGGGGCCGCTCACTCCGCGGCACCCCCACCGGCAGCCTGCCTGGTCTGCGTGCTGTCCCCAGTAGTTTAACTGGTATGCTCTGGGCGCTCAagcggggaggggaaggagaggacacGCTGGGAACAGGGACCTGTTCCCCGCCAAAGGTCCCCTGAGAGGGGAACCCCTGCGCGCGGACACCCACACCGGGCAGCCAGCGCGGATGGTAACTGTTCCCTCCCCTCAGCTCTTTCCTGGCGACGTGCTGGCCCTGCTGGAGACCTGGATGCCCCTCTCGCCGCTGGAGTGGCCGCCCGCCTGAACCCTTGAAGTGACGCCCTGTAACTGACACCCTGTCTGTGGGCATCGAGGCCTTCTTGGCCTTGGCACCTTCAAAACGGCCGCTCTCCAGACTCCCtttcctgggatggaggccctgTGATACTGGCATACGCGTTCCTGAGAGGGAGAGCCTGTCCCTACCCAGGACGGTCCTTCCTAGCCCCTCCCTCAATGGAGAGACCCATAGATAGACCCTGGGAGGCCGGCAGGGGGTGCCTGCctagtatgtatttatttatttgtgaataaACGTGCTGGTGTCCATTGACCGGTTCTTCTTCCTCTACACGGGCACaaagctccctccctctctccaaagAAGAACCTGGAAGAATCAAGAGGGTCTCTTGCCGTCTTCAGCCCTCAGAGCACACAGGCTCAGGCCCTTTTCTCCTTGCCCAGAGCCCTGGCTTAGCATCTGCCGTTCCCCAAGTTCAGCCTGGAAGGGGGAGTTGCGGCATATGAGGGTCTGTCCATCTTTTCTTTGAACCTGGTGGGAGTTGGGTAGAACCCAAGGATCTCTGCAGAAAATACGTTGCCGTTAGTACTTTCTGTGCATCAGGTCCTTTACACAATTTATACCCAAATcaccgtcttttttttttttttttagattttatttatttatttgacagagagagatcacaagtaggcagagaggcaggcagggagagagaggaggaagcaggctccctgcggagcagagagcccgatgcggggctcgatcccagaatcctgggatcatgacctgagctgaagacagaggccttaacccactgagccacccaggcgccccacccaaaTCACCATCTTACAGAAGAATAAACCAAGGGTGGGCGCTCGAGTCCTGATATGAATTCAGAATCTGAGTTCTCATTCCCCAGTAGGATTTTGCCAGCTCTGCGGTCTGAGGGGACACCAGCTACCAAGGGTTCATGTCAGGCGTCCCAAGACCTTTCTCCCCTTGTGCTGGAGGATCATAGCCTGGACCTTGgggttttctcatttccttcactCTGATTTCTCTCCTTGGTGGTTTAGGGACATAAACTAACATCAGTGAGTCAGTCCCGGGTTCGTGTAACTGTGACCTCCCGGCGGCCTAGCTGGGGTGGAGAGACTCATGGGGGTTGTCTCTGGAGCCACACAGCTGACCTGGAACCACACTCCTGACTACATTGCTGGGTTCTGATCAGGGATGTGCTGCATGGGGAAGAGGAGAGCCTTGACCTTGGCCTTGCTCAAGGGGTATGGGAAGCAGTCAGACGTGGAGGGGGAAGGTGAGGTGGGGCCCGGGGAAGTAGCCTCCGCCCAAAGGCCCTCTGTGGATGGGTACtgacttcttccctctccctcaagCATCTTTGAAATACAGaccttgctatttattttttataagtgaTTTATTGAGATACAGTTTATGTACCATCAAATTCAACTTTATAATTCAGTGGTTTAAGTGTATTCATAGAGTTATGCACCCATCACCACTGTCTGaattgagaactttttttttttttaagattttatttgaagagagagaaagagagcacaaacgggggagcggcagagagagaggaagaagcaggctccccacagagcaggaagcccagacgtggggctcgattcccaggacccaaaggcagacgcttagccgactgagccgcccaggcacccctaaactgaGAACATTTCCACCACCCCCCAAAGAAACTCTGTGCCAATTAGCAGGCACTCCCCCATTATGccgtctcccctccccaggacACTCCTCTCCTTCCCGCCTCCGTCGATCTGCCCGGTCCGGACATTTTGTGTGAACGGAACCACACGACATGAAGCCCCCGGTGTCCGGATTCTTTCCCCTGTCAGAGCATTTTCAGGGTTTAGCCACGTGGTTTCGGGCATCCGTACTTCTTACCACCCAGGGATAGTCCCCTGCATGGACACATCCCTGGACTGTTTAGCTGAGGATACTGATAGGTTTGTTTTGAAACCATCTCAGAGATCCTTTCCAGCGCTCGGCTGGGCCCAGAAGGGGGGTTACTCAGAGCGGGCAGGCGGCACGGCCGTGTCATTCAGGCCGCGGGGCGCACCCTGGCCAGCATTTGGCCACAGAGAGTGGGATCCGAAAGCAGAGGCCCTGCAGGGGAGCAGACCTCACACCTCCGCTGACCACCCCCTTTCCCACACCTCCCCTCCCAGGACCCTAACCGGAGCCGCCGAGTGGGAAGTCCTTTCCAGCCGCCTGGCCAATTTAGAAAATCTGTTTGCATGGCAAAGGCCCTGCGGTTTAGGATGGGGAATTAAAGTTATTAGCAAGTCTTTTCACAGGTAAGTGGAGCTCATTGGCCAGCGCCCTCCCCTGGGGAGAGCCTCGCCTCCCTTTCGGAGCAGGCAGCGGCCCGGTGTTTGTTAGCACCTGGGTGTGAATTTTCATTAGCGCGTCTCTGCTAATAAGACAGAAGACTGGGGCCGGGAAGGGCTCTCCTCGCACCGCTCCTGCGCCTGCGCCCCTTGCTGGGCCAGCGCCCCCCGTGCCAGGAGGAGAGCCTGCGTCCCCGTTCTGAGGCACTGGGACGGCCAGCAGCGTCCAGGTAGGCGACTCTCAGTTCTCAGCTAACTGGCCTGTGAAAGTGGCAGCTGCGGGGGGCCAGGGTGTGGTTGGAAAAGaaagtggaggaaggagaggctAACAACACGCCCGAGCAGATGGCCAGTGGCAGTGTCGGACTGGGCCCCGATGGGAGGGCAGCCTCCCTGGGCGCGCACACAGCTGAACACCAGTCTGTCCCTGAGGACAGACTGTCCTGAGGAGCTGCGTTCACAACTGGCTGGGTCAGAACCCATGGGGCATGGGCCCACGGAGCGGTTCCCATCAGCCAGGCTCCATGGTGAGGGCTGCAAATTCAACAACTGAACTCACGTGGTTTGAGCATGGGAGCCACAGGTGAGGGGCAGGTGTGCGGAGTTAGACCTGTTTTCCAGAGCGGGACACAGCAGCACAGAGAACAGGGAGTTGTTCACAGAGCTGGTACCCGGCTGGTGGGGTGCGGACACCCGTGGCTGGTGGTTGACGGACAGATCTAGGTCTCCTGGATCGTTCTGGCAGGCACttgtgcgcgcgtgcgtgtgtgtgtgtgttgggaggacAGAGCCAGGCCCCTCATGCACCTTGGCCCCCGGTGTTCTTGCCATAGCAGGAAGCTGCGTCTGCTTGCTGAGCGGAGATGTTGCTCCTGCTGGGAAGGCCGCACTGTGTGGGCGCTGATGCTGACAGGCTGCGTCCTAAGGAGGGACAGCTGACGGTTTCATATTTAAGCCATTTATTCAAGGGCAGGCTACCTGGGTCACCGTATGAACCCCGGGGGAAGGCAGGGGGTGGTGGTCATGGGTTGTTTGTGGGCAGATGGGAGGTGGTAGGACTGAGGCCGGGCCAGGCCTTGTGCGCCtccgtggtgcccctggaggaggCCGAGCCCAGATGTCCCTCCGGCCACGTGTTGCTCAGTAAACAGGGCCATCTGAGGGGCACGCGGATGAGCCAGGATTCTGGAACCGCCTGTGTCTAGAGAAGGAGGGtagcccagggctggggagggaagctGGACCTAACTGCAAAGCCCTGCTTGTCCCGGGGTGAGGCCAGGAGCCATTCTGCCCAGCCCGCTCACCAGAGGTCATCCCTGTGTTTGCACAACCCTGAGCGTGATGTGTCCTAGCTCTGGCATCTGTGCGCTCCTTTGACTGACGCTAGTTCTAACATTCCCCTGAGAAATCCCAAGGTTCTTGGTGCTTCTGAGGGGTTCTGTCACCCAGTGGGCAAGGACCTCTTTTGGGGACCACTGGCACCACCCGCTCAGTCCCGGTGGTGCACCAGCCCTGAGTGGGGCTAGGACCATGGGTCCCCAGCTCCCACTGCTCAGGCCTTGTCTGCCCATTTTCCCAGCACTTTGCTGGGCCTGGggtcctctgccctcctccctcccccctcccatgtACCTGTCATAGGAGGCTCCCTGTGACTGTCCAAggtcccctcacccctccctgctctccctccacACACTGGGCAACCAGGAGGTGGCCTGGTTTGGGTGGCACGTGACTTTGGAGAGGGAGGACAGGGCCAGCCCAGCACCTCTCCTGCCTTCTTCCCTTGTGACCTGGCATTTTCCTGTCTTCAGACAGCTCTGCCCTCCCTAGTTTGGGTGGGCGTGACCTCCATGTCCCTCCAGGGAGGGGCCCGTGCCACAGGCCTGCACAGTCAGCCCCTGAGTGGTTCCAGAATGTGACCACATTCAGAccagtgagaagcaggcttcggaCTTTGCTGGAACCATGGAGAAAGGGACACTCGCTGTGGGTGATGTTGGCTGTCACATTGCCAGCCGAGCAGAGGGCCTCCCAGAAAAGGGAATCAaaacagagatggaaagagagtCCTGATTTCTCCAACACCTGGACCCAGCTGCGGGAAAAGCATCACACCCGGATTTTTACATTACCTGAGCCAACCGGAAAGTTCATTTGAGCTGAGTCTCTGACACCTGCTGATGAACAAGTCTTTTAGGACTTGATCCAGGCTGTTCCAGGCCGTGCAACCTGAGTCTCAACTTCCCTTCTGGGAAATGTGGATAATGACAATATCTCCATCTCACAAGGCCACTTGAGGCGCACGGGTTGAGCCCGCAATCACAATGGTGTCCCGTAAACCTTCGTTCCCTGCCCCATTCGGGTGTGTGTAAGGCCGTGGCCACCATCCTAAGTCTTCCTCCCTCACCTCAAAAGACAGTGGCCTGGCGGGTGGCGGAAGAGGGTTGTTGTGAAAGTTGCCGCCGCTGCTCTCTCTGCTCCCGCCGTGGGAGGGCGAGGGACAGAGTGCCTGGGCGGGGGGACCTTCTGCAATCGACACCAGCGCCGTGAAGGATGTGTGGTGGCGATGAGGAGCTTGTGCGAtcccagggaggagagggatggggaCACAAAGCGAGCTGCCTGTCACAGACCCCGCCTGCCGCAATCACAGGCAGGCTGGGACGCGTCAGCCACCTGCAGTTCTCAGAGGGGCCACACGGTGtcctcagagaggcaggcggaggccCTGAGTCCCGGCAACCCTCTGGCCTGTTTGCCTGGGAGGGAAGTTTCCAGAGAAGACAAAGGCAcctctctgcccacccctcctGTCCTCCAGTCCCCCGGCCTCCTCTAGGGTTCAAGCCAGCAGGCCAGCGGCAGGAGTGGCACCGTCCCTGCCTCCCACGTGCCCTCTCAGGCCCCTATGACCTCAGGCAGCGCCCGGCCACTCGGACTGAGTCTCCGCCTCTCCAAAGTGACTCCggcacagagaggggaagacGTGGCTGGGGAGAAAGCGGGCCACACAGTCGCTGAGCCTGGGGTCTTGCTCATGGGAGCAAAGGGACTTTCCGGGTCCCAGAAGGCGAGTGGTCCTCACAAGGTCCAGGACTCTGCTGGAAACCACTGCCGGGGCCCCGCTAGGGTCTGgactgggtgggaaggagggtcACACGCCGCAGCAGCTCTGGGGGCTGGAAACAGTATCGCTGTTTATTGGGGTGACACATCGTCCGCCTGAGGGCTCTCACAAGCGGCTTAGGGTTgaaaccccccctcccctgccgccCCCAGAGCATGGC contains these protein-coding regions:
- the MESP1 gene encoding mesoderm posterior protein 1, with the protein product MAQSLCPPLSESWLLSPGWGPARPLPPSDRDCGCSPASSPDSWGSVPAGSPEPSPGRPGAPAVRRARSAGRRGARGSSRLGSGQRQSASEREKLRMRTLARALHELRRFLPPSVAPAGQSLTKIETLRLAIRYIGHLSAVLGLSEESLQQRRRRRRSDAATPRGCPLCPDGGPAQAQTQVQAQVQAGAPVLGSAATWGSPPACPIELAPPEPRDPPVLYDQATCLESQAMELDPSSPLFPGDVLALLETWMPLSPLEWPPA